The genomic window GCAGTACAGTATAATGCAATACTATACAGTATACTGCAGTACAGTATAATGCAATACTATACAGTATACTGCAGTACAGTATAATACAATACTATACAGTATACTGCAGTACAGTATAATGCAATACAGTACAGCATACTACAGCACAGCGTACTACAGTACAGCGTACTACAGTACAATATAATGTAGTACCATATAAATGGCCATGAGAAAGGTACGAAACAGtagagggaaaaaaaaaaaataaaatatgtttttaaggCATGTAAATAAGATTATAActacatttattttcatatgtatattattttatcatatatatagcaAAAGAATTGTTAAGGCAGAATGTAAAGGGGTAAGCAATTTAAAATGCTTTAATAATGGTAGTAATACAGCAAAAATAGCGTATTTGAATGAACTGAGGACAagaaatacattaaaaaagcGAAAGGAAGGAAACAGGAGATACAGATTATTTAGACGTAGGATAGGTAAAAAGTTCGAAATTGGAAAATTATTCTTCTTAACAAGTGGTAGTTCccttaataaacatattaattataaacatgagaaagaaaaattttctctctttaaaaaaaaaaaagataaagatgGGGCATTATCAAATGTTAAGAAGAAAgcaaaaaaagtatttactgaagaagaaatagaagaattacgaaaaaaagcaaaagaaaaattacaaccaaaaaatatagaagaagATGTTACAACAACAAAAGGGGGGAAGAAGCAAAAGAAGAAGATgatgaaggaaaaaaaaaaaaaatctgaACAGACTAAAGACATTGAtttaaaagatgaaaaagcGAAAAACGATGATGTAActgattatataaaaagtaaagaagATTTTGACAAAATAGTAGATTTAACAAAagatttaataaatgaaaaagaagtagaatatatacaaaaaataagtagTTGTGATgaagaattattaaaatatgataaaagacaaaaacatattaaattaaattatgaagATACCATTTTTGATGAGGGTAATTATATggaaaattatgtaaataatataagcaAATTCCGTTTTGACATAtacaatatacataataaaaatgagttTGATAGGATAACCAAGTATTTGAATTATCAATACATACAAGAAATACAAGTAGACGTCCCTTCAGACAAGAGTTATAAcattgaattaaaaaaatatttttatcaagtGGTGTGTGATTTggtcaataaaaataaggaaaggTTTGAGGGCTACTTGGGTCGGAAACCGGGGGAGGACCAAAACGAAGCCATACAAAGAAGAGAAGATGAAGATGAAGATGAATATGACGATGAAAACGATGATAGAGACGATGATGACAAAGTAATGGACGATGATGACAAAGTAATGGGCGATGATGAAAGAAATGA from Plasmodium malariae genome assembly, chromosome: 13 includes these protein-coding regions:
- the PmUG01_13045000 gene encoding 30S ribosomal protein S9, putative, which gives rise to MFLRHVNKIITTFIFICILFYHIYSKRIVKAECKGVSNLKCFNNGSNTAKIAYLNELRTRNTLKKRKEGNRRYRLFRRRIGKKFEIGKLFFLTSGSSLNKHINYKHEKEKFSLFKKKKDKDGALSNVKKKAKKVFTEEEIEELRKKAKEKLQPKNIEEDVTTTKGGKKQKKKMMKEKKKKSEQTKDIDLKDEKAKNDDVTDYIKSKEDFDKIVDLTKDLINEKEVEYIQKISSCDEELLKYDKRQKHIKLNYEDTIFDEGNYMENYVNNISKFRFDIYNIHNKNEFDRITKYLNYQYIQEIQVDVPSDKSYNIELKKYFYQVVCDLVNKNKERFEGYLGRKPGEDQNEAIQRREDEDEDEYDDENDDRDDDDKVMDDDDKVMGDDERNDSEQEEERGKTIFPSIHKGKINYNKEEGIKSQTLSNFINENEKQNKKKISVMDKIENMASIIKPTDQDIMNKYMSSDLYNLLCDIKEEYEYMFDNGGIAKFAFDQNRKTHKEKLIFSGKKKRAVAMVFLQKGNNNLIINNRDGYQYLQYQIFNLNKIFSPLLHLCMHRYFNVVAKVEGGGLSGQSVAIFHALVKYITYNFSLKIKPYFRSFKFMTVDSRKVERKKYGLKKARKKKQYSKR